CCCACGCTCCATAAGCCATTTAGCTAGCTTTCCGGCAAAAGAGGTTTTGCCAGAGCCCTGAAGGCCAACCAGCATGATAATGGTAGGGAATGTGCGGGAGAATTTTAGGGCAGTCTTCTGGTGACCTAAAAGGTCTACAAGCTCCTCCCAAACAATCTGGGTGACACGTTTGTGCGGATTGATTGCACGCAGAGACTCCTGTGACATCGACCTGTCACGCACCCTATGCACAAAGGCCTGTGCAATTTCAAATGACACATCTGAGTCAAGAAGAGTTTTATAAACCTCACTGAGAACAACATCAATATCTCGTTTGACCAGACTCCCCCTACCGCGGAGCGTAGAAAGCGCATTCAAAAAACGGCCAGAAACGGTCTCAAACACACTCAATTTTAACCCGATTAGTCCGGTTTTAAGCGAAATCCTGACTTAGACAGTCAGAACAGAGCGGACGTATCCCAACGGGGTGCACTCGAATTTACCCGGATACTGGTTGGTGTACTCTATTCGAGTGCTAGCAATTGAGTGCATCAGACTTGCACCTGAGTATCTCCCCTTTGAGGAAGGATGGAGAATGCAACAAGAACTTCACAAAAAGATAACCGAAAGTCAAACAAATAAAAACCGTCAGGCATCAATGATTTTTTGTGAACACGAGCCCGTTTATACAGCGGGAGCCAGAACCAGGAGCTGGGAGATGCCACAGAACGAAAAGGTGATTAGAGTTGGTCGAGGTGGCAAAATAACCTGGCATGGCCCCGGGCAATTAGTTGGGTATCCGATACTTAGTCTGGGCGCAACCCCAGATGTTTTGCGCTACGTAAGACAAATCGAAGAAGGGCTCATAAACGCACTGCAGTCAGTAGGAATAAATGGGTTCCGCATCGCCGGCAGGAGCGGGGTTTGGGTAAGAAATGGGGTTAGCGATGAAAAAGTGGCGGCCATAGGTGTTAGGGTTCAAAAAAACGTCACTCTTCACGGTTTTGCATTAAATTGCAGTAATGACCTTGCGCCATTTGAAAAAATAGTGCCGTGCGGAATAAGCGACGCCGGAGTAACAACGATCTCAAGAATTTTGAAGAGAACTATTACACCAAAAGAAATACTTGACAGCGTGTTCAACAGTATCTGCAGCGCGCTTGAATATATAAATACCTGCCGTGGCAACGTATAGACATGCAGCGTGCAAAATATGAACGATTCTGGCAATTCAAGCAAAGTTAATGTAAGGCCCCCTTCAGCCGGTTTGGGAGCACCCTCCCCGGGCAAGCGTAAGATGCTCCGCCTGGAGGTACGAAATTCGCAGGTTCCTATAGAACGGAAGCCCTCATGGATAAGGGCTCGTGCAACTATTGGTACAGAGTACAGAAAGGTTCAGGAACGTGTTAAGAAACAGAATTTGCGGACTGTTTGTCAAGAAGCCGGATGTCCGAATATCTACGAATGCTGGGAGGATAGAGAGGCAACTTTCCTGATCGGAGGATCGCAGTGTACTCGCAGGTGTGATTTTTGTCAGATAGACACGGGAAAACCTGCAGAGCTCGACCTGGATGAGCCAAAACGGGTTGGACAGTCCGTGGCGCAAATGAAGTTACGCTATGCCACCGTAACCGGAGTAGCACGCGACGACCTGCCCGATGGGGGTGTCTGGCTCTATGCAGAAACAATCCGAGAAATACACAAACAGTGCCCTGGAAGTGGGGTTGAAATACTCATACCAGATTTTAACGGTAAGCCAGAGTTGCTCCAGCAAATCTTCGAAGCACAACCGGAAGTGTACGCACACAATATAGAAACTGTTCCACGGATATTCAGGCGCATTAGACCGGCATTCAGATACGACAGATCGCTGGATGTTATATCACAAGGTCAAAAGGCTGGGATGATAACAAAATCAAATCTTATTCTTGGAATGGGCGAGACCGGTGAAGAGGTAACACAGGCATTGAGAGACCTCAAAAGTGCCGGTTGTGACATTGTAACAATAACTCAGTATCTAAGACCATCGCCCAGGCATTTACCCGTGGCAAGATGGGTAAAACCACAAGAGTTCATAGAATATAAAGAGCAAGCCAAAGAGATCGGATTCTCAGGCGTTTTGGCCGGACCTTTAGTTAGATCATCATACCGTGCCGGAAAACTGTGGGCACAATCTGTGAAAGCTAAGATGGTTGAAATACCCGAGCGCGTACGGAAACTCATAAACGAAATCGAGATGCAGGAAACGTCCTTTAGGCAAGCAGTCTAGTATGTCTTCAGTGGAATTTGCAGTACGCATGAGAGCCTGTGCTTTTAGGGTAAAGGTTTATTCTTCGCAAACACATATCATTAGGGTAAAAATCTTTCGGTATGCAAGTGTGATAGATGATGCACATAAAAATACGAGATATAAAACCAGGTCGCTTTCGGAGGGTTCATGTGATTGTCATGCGAGCAATAAGAACTCATCTTTGACCACAGATTTAACCGCAGAGGCAAGGCGGGAAATCCTCGCATATTTCTCAGGAACTCTAAAGACATTTTCGGTGCCCATAAGCCTGGAAAAGGCATCTGCAAAACAGGCAGATGTTCTCAATATGCTTTTAAAAATTCCATACGGTGGATGTGTAAGCTACGGTGAGATAGCATCAAAAGTAAACTCCTCACCAAGGGCTGTTGGTGCTTATTGCGCAAAGAATCCCCTGCCGTTTTTTGTACCGTGTCACAGGGTTATACGGTCAAATGGTGAGGTGGGAGGGTATTGTGGGTCTTCAAATAATTTGATAAAGCACTCACTGATCGAAATTGAACAGAAAAACTCATAAAAGATAACTCAGTGGCACTAATAACACTCTGGGTCGTAATGGGCATAGCGGTAATGAGCATATTTGTATTCAATAACAGATGCAATTGATTACAGATATCATCGATGCAGATGTCATTAATACAGATGTCATTGAATAGTAGAACGCATCTGTTTCGCACCCTGGCAGGATCTGGTCTAAAGTTGTACCTGGTGGGCATGAAATACTCGCCAAACAGTCACGCAAATCAGGTATCCTGAGGGGTCCGAACTGTTATTTGATGAGTATTTGTAGTGATCTTGGCACCTATTCCGACAGGCGCACCGTTGCTGCGTAAGCAAGGTGGTCAGATGTACCAACCATCATGGTTGAGCATTTCAAAACCTCGAATTCTGGGGTAACAAACACGTGATCAATGGGCGTGCGAAGCCAAAAAGGGAGATTAGATGGCCAAGTACCCGCAGGTGCGCGGCTGCATCGACGTGCTGTGTCAACAAGTCTTTGTCTATTCGCCAAGGGTCCATGTCTGAGTGTTGCATTAAAGTCACCGGCTAGGATAAGAGGACCTTCTCGGTTATTTTCGCCAAACGAGATAACACGGTCAAGATCCCATTCCCACGAATTAAAAACATTCGGAACCGGTGGATACGTGTGAACACCAAAAATTCGAAATTGATGGCGCGAATTAATCTTCAGGCCTACAGTACCAAAAGTAACTTCCGGGACCTCCGTTATTGGAGTTACACCGCCAAGCCGAGGGTGGACCATAATGGTTGTTAGTGCGATACCATTGCTATAAAGATCCCCGTACCCATACACCGAGTTCGCAAAAGCAGTTCCGCCAGCAGCACGAGTCGCATCGGATTTGGTTGTTTCGGGAAGAACCACAATATCCGGATCAAAAGCACTGATTAGAGTCGTCATATCGGCATGTGTGAAGCTGTTTTGAGTATTAAACGCAACAATATTCAGGGTTATACCTGCAATTGACTGTTTTTGTATAGGACTTGGCTCTGCCGTAATTGTTGATGGAAAAATAATCAGCAGCACGCCAGACAAAGCCCACACTCCCTGTGTGGAGGCAGCAATCCAGAGACTTGAGAGTCTGCGCGCAAAAAACAAGACCAATACTGATACAGCCACAACACATGCACCAAAAATATGGGGAAAGGCAAGGGCTTGTGCAATAAAAGACCGCATACTAAGCGCTCTTGCAAAAGGCGTCCATGGAAATAACACCAGCGCGAAAAATGCAACCCCCAGCAGGCCAGAGAGAATCAGAGCACAGGTGAGAAGAAGACTATATTTTCTTGAATGCCTCGGAGTACAGGGCAACTCTGAAGGTACTGGCGAACTCATGCTGAACTAAAGAATATCTATGCCCGGGTGACAAGCTGGTCAGTGTGCGCAAGAAATTCACATCTTCTTGAAGCTGACTCGTAACTTCTGTAAACAGCGCCAACAGAACGGCCAATTTCATTATTCTTTAGATCCATATACCTCTCAGGACCATGCGAAAAAGCCTCGTGTCTATCCCCGAATCCCTTTGCTTCACCCATGTCGATTGTCATGCGAGCGCTCCAATAACAGTGACGAAAAGCGTCACCCTTTCCACCAATAAGAGTGCTTCCCGGAAATTTGCCCGCTGCCCGTGAAACTGCATCATTAGCTGCCGACTTGGCCTTAATGCAATTTATTACCCTGGACAAGAATGAACTGAACAAGAATGAACAGAACCCAAGCTCCAGTGCATTACCGGGACTATCATAACGAACAGATAGGTCTTTGGTGGAAGATGAGAAGCGCCCTCCAATCCCAGGCCCTGATAAGGGCAGGCCACTTAAATCCGAGAGGCTGGCGCGCTCAGCTGACATAACCGGCTGGAATCCGAATAAGGATAACAGCACAAGAATGCGCTTCATAAAAACCCCCGAACAATACAACCCATCATCAAGGTTTAGCATAACGGGTACGGGGGTTATCATACAAGGCCTTTTTGGATTCATCATAACAACGATAATATGAACCGCCTTTTACAAGCTGTAAAACCCTAGGTTTACCTATATCTTCAAACTCGTAGTAAAACGCCCTGTCAGGATTCACACAGAGTTTAGTGCCGCTAAGAGTGTCGTTTGTGGTATGGGCACCGGACCAGATACAAACAAAAAACAGAACGTCAAACAGGGTGGAGCTGAGGGGACTCGAACCCCCGACCCTCTGCATGCCATGCAGATGCGCTACCAGCTGCGCCACA
The sequence above is a segment of the Tropheryma whipplei str. Twist genome. Coding sequences within it:
- the lipB gene encoding lipoyl(octanoyl) transferase LipB, whose protein sequence is MLAIECIRLAPEYLPFEEGWRMQQELHKKITESQTNKNRQASMIFCEHEPVYTAGARTRSWEMPQNEKVIRVGRGGKITWHGPGQLVGYPILSLGATPDVLRYVRQIEEGLINALQSVGINGFRIAGRSGVWVRNGVSDEKVAAIGVRVQKNVTLHGFALNCSNDLAPFEKIVPCGISDAGVTTISRILKRTITPKEILDSVFNSICSALEYINTCRGNV
- the lipA gene encoding lipoyl synthase; this translates as MLRLEVRNSQVPIERKPSWIRARATIGTEYRKVQERVKKQNLRTVCQEAGCPNIYECWEDREATFLIGGSQCTRRCDFCQIDTGKPAELDLDEPKRVGQSVAQMKLRYATVTGVARDDLPDGGVWLYAETIREIHKQCPGSGVEILIPDFNGKPELLQQIFEAQPEVYAHNIETVPRIFRRIRPAFRYDRSLDVISQGQKAGMITKSNLILGMGETGEEVTQALRDLKSAGCDIVTITQYLRPSPRHLPVARWVKPQEFIEYKEQAKEIGFSGVLAGPLVRSSYRAGKLWAQSVKAKMVEIPERVRKLINEIEMQETSFRQAV
- a CDS encoding methylated-DNA--[protein]-cysteine S-methyltransferase, with translation MIDDAHKNTRYKTRSLSEGSCDCHASNKNSSLTTDLTAEARREILAYFSGTLKTFSVPISLEKASAKQADVLNMLLKIPYGGCVSYGEIASKVNSSPRAVGAYCAKNPLPFFVPCHRVIRSNGEVGGYCGSSNNLIKHSLIEIEQKNS
- a CDS encoding endonuclease/exonuclease/phosphatase family protein; protein product: MPCTPRHSRKYSLLLTCALILSGLLGVAFFALVLFPWTPFARALSMRSFIAQALAFPHIFGACVVAVSVLVLFFARRLSSLWIAASTQGVWALSGVLLIIFPSTITAEPSPIQKQSIAGITLNIVAFNTQNSFTHADMTTLISAFDPDIVVLPETTKSDATRAAGGTAFANSVYGYGDLYSNGIALTTIMVHPRLGGVTPITEVPEVTFGTVGLKINSRHQFRIFGVHTYPPVPNVFNSWEWDLDRVISFGENNREGPLILAGDFNATLRHGPLANRQRLVDTARRCSRAPAGTWPSNLPFWLRTPIDHVFVTPEFEVLKCSTMMVGTSDHLAYAATVRLSE
- a CDS encoding DUF6973 domain-containing protein, which encodes MITPVPVMLNLDDGLYCSGVFMKRILVLLSLFGFQPVMSAERASLSDLSGLPLSGPGIGGRFSSSTKDLSVRYDSPGNALELGFCSFLFSSFLSRVINCIKAKSAANDAVSRAAGKFPGSTLIGGKGDAFRHCYWSARMTIDMGEAKGFGDRHEAFSHGPERYMDLKNNEIGRSVGAVYRSYESASRRCEFLAHTDQLVTRA